The stretch of DNA CGCCATCGCCACCAGTACCCATTGCATGATGCGGCGGGTGCTGGCGGTTGGCGCGAGGTGGGGCGCGGGGGCGGTATTGAAGCGCATGGTCTAGTTCTCGGCCGGTTCCCGTGCCGGGGGCGATTCGTCAGGCGCGGCGTCCGCGGTTGGCGCGGATTCGGGCGGGCGTTTGCGGGCTTTGGCGCGGGCGATGGCGTCCTGGATCTCGGAAGCGTCCGGTTTGGCCAAGGCCGCTTTCTTGCGTTGAGCGGCCTCGGCACGTTCCTGCTTCTCGCGCTCCTTGCGGGCTTGCCGGGCCTCGAAGCGCTCGCGGGCATGGTCGGCCTTGAAGCGTTCGCGCTGCTTGGCCACGAGTTCGCTCTTCGCGGCGCGGAAATACTGCACCAGAGGAATATGGCTGGGGCAGACGTAGTCGCAGCAGCCGCATTCGATGCAGTCGGCCAGATGGTATTCCTCGGCCCGCTGCAGATTGTCCGCGCGGCTGTACCAGTAGAGCTGCTGAGGCAGCAGGTTGATCGGGCAGGCATCGGCGCAGGCGCCGCAGCGGATGCAGGGGAGGGCCTGTTTCGGGCCGGTGGTTTCGCTGCGGCCGGTCACCAGCACGCAGTTGGCGGCCTTGACCAGGGGCAGCGCGTCGGAGGGGAGGGAGATTCCCATCATCGGCCCGCCCAGGATCAATCGCTCGGCCGTGCCGGTATAACCACCGCTGTAGCGGACCAGATCGGCGATGGGGGTGCCGATGCGGGTCAGCCAGTTGCCCGGATGCTTGATGCCTTTGCCTGTGACGGTGACGATGCGCTCGATCAGCGGTTCGCCCCGGGCCACCGCCCGGAACACCGCCGCCGCCGTGCCCACGTTCTGGCAGATCACGCCGGCATCGGCCGGGATGCCGCGGGTCGGCACTTCGCGGCCGGTGAGGATGCGGATGAGCTGCTTCTCGCCACCGCTGGGATAGATCGCCGGCACGGTGATGATGTCGATGCCCGCGTAGTGTCCTGTCTGTTGGACTTCCCGCAGGGCGCGGATGGCTTCCGGCATGTCGTCCTCGATGCCGAGCAGGCATCGCTCCACGCCCACTACCCGCATCAGGATACGCGCGCCTTCCAGCACCTCCTGCGGAAAATTCCGCAGCAGGCTGTCGTCGCAAGTGATGTAGGGTTCGCATTCGGCGCCGTTGAGGATCAAGGTGTCGATCGCGCGGTGGCCGGGATCGGTCTTGACCGCGGTCGAAAAGGCCGCGCCGCCGAGTCCGACAATGCCGGCCTCGAAGATGATCCGGCGCAGTTCGTCCGGCGCGAGTTGGCGGTAATCGCGCCGTTCCTCGGGAGCTGGCGCGAGGTCTTCCCCATCGGTGTCGATCACGATGGCCAAGTCGGCGAGGCCGGAAGGGTGCGGCAGCGGGCGCGGCTCGATGGCGCTGACGATCCCTGAGCTGGAGGCATGGATCGGCGGATTCATCGGCCCATCGCCACGGGCGATGACCTGGCCTTTGCGGACGTGGTCGCCGACCTGCACCACCGCCTCCGCGTTCTGCCCGCCGCGCTGCTGCAGCGGGAAGATCAGCCGCGGCGGGACCGGAGCCGTCGCCAGTGGGGCGAGGCTGGAGTCCTCTTTGTGGGCGTCCAGGTGCAGGCCGCCGTGAAACCGGTGTAGCGTGAACATCATGGGGTCCCGTCGGGCTTGGGCCAGCGCCAGGTGCCGAGGTTGTCCCGGACCGGCTCCATCACGATGCAGTCGACCGGGCAGGGCGCCAGGCAAAGTTCGCAGCCGGTGCACTCCGAGGCGATGACGGTGTGCATCAGCTTGGCTGCGCCGAGGATGGCATCGACCGGGCAGGCCTGGATGCATAGGGTGCAGCCGATGCACTTGGTCTCATCGATGACGGCGACGCTCTTCGGTTTCTCGGCGCTGTGTTCGCCGCTTAGCGGTTTGGGCTCGACCCCGAGCAGGTCGGCCAGCGCCTGGACGCCGTCCTCGCCCCCCGGCGGACACTGGTTGATGTCGGCTTCGCCCTTGGCGATGGCCTCGGCGTAAGGGCGGCAGCCGGGGAAGCCGCACTGGCCGCACTGGGTCTGCGGCAGTACGGCATCGATCTGGTCGACCAGTGGGTTGCCTTCGACCTTGAAGCGGCGCGAGGCATAGCCCAGCAGCGCGCCGAACAGGGTGAACACTACGCAGACCGCGAGAAACGCCAACATCTTCGGCCCCGTTTAGCCCTTGACCAAGCCGGTGAAGCCCATGAAGGCGACGGAAATGAGGCCCGCAGTGACGAGGGCGATGGCATGGCCGCGGAACGGCACGGGCACGTCGGCCGCGTCCACCCGCTCCCGCAGGCCGGCGAACAGCACCAGCACCAGGGTAAAGCCGGCGGCGGCGCCGAAGCCGTACAGGAAGGATTCGACGAAATCGTGGCCGGCCTGGACGTTGAGCAGGGCCACGCCGAGCACCGCGCAGTTGGTGGTGATCAATGGCAGGAATATCCCCAGTACCTGGT from Methylococcus geothermalis encodes:
- the rsxC gene encoding electron transport complex subunit RsxC, whose protein sequence is MMFTLHRFHGGLHLDAHKEDSSLAPLATAPVPPRLIFPLQQRGGQNAEAVVQVGDHVRKGQVIARGDGPMNPPIHASSSGIVSAIEPRPLPHPSGLADLAIVIDTDGEDLAPAPEERRDYRQLAPDELRRIIFEAGIVGLGGAAFSTAVKTDPGHRAIDTLILNGAECEPYITCDDSLLRNFPQEVLEGARILMRVVGVERCLLGIEDDMPEAIRALREVQQTGHYAGIDIITVPAIYPSGGEKQLIRILTGREVPTRGIPADAGVICQNVGTAAAVFRAVARGEPLIERIVTVTGKGIKHPGNWLTRIGTPIADLVRYSGGYTGTAERLILGGPMMGISLPSDALPLVKAANCVLVTGRSETTGPKQALPCIRCGACADACPINLLPQQLYWYSRADNLQRAEEYHLADCIECGCCDYVCPSHIPLVQYFRAAKSELVAKQRERFKADHARERFEARQARKEREKQERAEAAQRKKAALAKPDASEIQDAIARAKARKRPPESAPTADAAPDESPPAREPAEN
- the rsxB gene encoding electron transport complex subunit RsxB produces the protein MLAFLAVCVVFTLFGALLGYASRRFKVEGNPLVDQIDAVLPQTQCGQCGFPGCRPYAEAIAKGEADINQCPPGGEDGVQALADLLGVEPKPLSGEHSAEKPKSVAVIDETKCIGCTLCIQACPVDAILGAAKLMHTVIASECTGCELCLAPCPVDCIVMEPVRDNLGTWRWPKPDGTP